In the Caenorhabditis elegans chromosome X genome, one interval contains:
- the nhr-71 gene encoding Nuclear hormone receptor family member nhr-71 (Confirmed by transcript evidence), with protein sequence MKDEYNSQECMVCSAPADGLHYGAISCRSCNAFFRRTVVEKALFQEYRCKHTNTCLIDPDGRCACRSCRFTKCIEAGMKIGAVQPRRDPTGSQKERRKRAGGVGEMMSMNNSPLERNGNSFSSDGPTSNSFIVDAIRTDYGFATPRRISTDYSNSPDRYRKYVKIELDDEPIPSTSSAPEKQSCQSSPNDDEQQEFNHLVYAFGEHQRMMQLSFSTFEQFLDEHSNGPKLRRMDPLDVSKLSAVELTGLLYWIEKQQPYGELPVEDRSSLLKRYSVRKLSLDHFYSASKHPEYCARGEFVMNNFTFVPADRTGFELPDDDPHQIQAKREHCRTFAPTFNRFWKNVIRPFVLMKVNDAEVVFLHIMLLWSVTNNEHVTEDTRKVMKQRRDWAMNRLFDWYNEHGTSDPPLRFGQMILLLGEIELICDMHCQDFQVAKLFEFCDMSKFWYETLCYAPCNTNVLKFDPNLLENLKRFTAISVMENNGGLRPFVKTEIKQDPVLYSSPEVIAPESCYNDYQTVDIPVDCNPHTEPVSMDPNLANIDPAVLVFNAHMLPSVMAPLPDDADYHRPQLYHTQSEEVMT encoded by the exons ATGAAGGATGAATATAACTCGCag GAGTGCATGGTATGCTCAGCTCCGGCCGATGGACTTCATTATGGTGCAATCAGCTGCCGTTCCTGCAACGCATTTTTCAGACGAACTGTTGTGGAGAAGGCG CTCTTTCAGGAGTACCGCTGCAAGCACACTAACACTTGCCTGATTGACCCGGATGGACGATGTGCCTGCAGATCTTGCCGGTTCACCAAATGCATCGAAGCGGGAATGAAAATTGGCG CTGTCCAGCCACGTCGTGACCCAACTGGCTCGCAGAAAGAGCGACGAAAACGTGCCGGAGGCGTTGGTGAGATGATGTCCATGAACAATAGCCCGTTGGAGCGAAACGGCAATAGCTTCTCGTCGGATGGTCCGACATCAAACTCATTCATTGTTGATGCTATCAGGACAGATTATGGGTTTGCAACACCACGCCGAATCTCCACAGACTACTCGAACTCGCCAGACAGATATAGAAAATAtgtcaaaattgaattggATGATGAGCCAATTCCAAGCACGAGTTCTGCTCCAGAAAAG cagTCCTGCCAAAGCAGTCCTAATGACGACGAGCAGCAGGAGTTCAACCACCTGGTGTACGCGTTTGGTGAACATCAACGCATGATGCAACTCTCCTTCTCCACGTTTGAACAATTTCTGGATGAGCACAGTAATGGGCCAAAACTTCGGCGAATGGACCCACTCGATGTGAGCAAGTTATCAGCTGTGGAGTTGACTGGCCTGTTGTACTGGATTGAGAAACAACAACCGTACGGAGAACTGCCGGTGGAAGATAGATCATCGCTGCTCAAACGGTATTCTGTACGGAAGCTCAGTTTGGACCATTTTTACAGTGCTTCCAAGCATCCTGAATAT tgtGCTCGTGGAGAGTTTGTCATGAACAACTTTACATTTGTGCCTGCGGATCGGACCGGATTCGAGCTCCCCGACGATGATCCACATCAGATTCAAGCAAAGAGGGA ACATTGCAGAACCTTCGCGCCGACGTTCAACCGATTCTGGAAGAACGTCATCCGTCCATTTGTGCTGATGAAGGTGAACGACGCAGAAGTTGTGTTTCTGCACATTATGCTTCTGTGGAGTGTGACGA ATAATGAGCATGTGACGGAGGACACGAGAAAAGTGATGAAGCAGAGACGTGATTGGGCAATGAATCGACTTTTCGACTGGTACAATGAGCATGGAACATCGGATCCTCCCCTACGATTTGGACAAATGATTTTATTATTAGGAGAAATTGAG CTCATCTGTGACATGCATTGCCAAGACTTCCAAGTGGCGAAGCTCTTCGAGTTTTGTGACATGAGCAAGTTCTGGTACGAAACACTGTGCTACGCGCCGTGCAACACAAACGTCCTGAAATTCGATCCGAACCTGCTTGAGAATTTGAAGAGATTCACCGCAATTA GTGTCATGGAAAACAACGGCGGTCTTCGTCCATTTGTGAAAACAGAAATCAAACAAGATCCGGTACTATACAGCTCGCCAGAAGTCATCGCTCCGGAAAGCTGCTACAACGACTATCAAACGGTGGATATACCGGTGGACTGTAATCCGCACACAGAGCCCGTATCCATGGATCCCAACCTTGCAAACATTGATCCTGCCGTGCTCGTCTTCAATGCTCATATGCTGCCAAGTGTGATGGCGCCATTGCCCGATGATGCGGATTATCATCGACCGCAGCTTTATCACACGCAAAGTGAGGAAGTGATGACTTGA
- the nhr-71 gene encoding Nuclear hormone receptor family member nhr-71 (Confirmed by transcript evidence) codes for MKDEYNSQECMVCSAPADGLHYGAISCRSCNAFFRRTVVEKAEYRCKHTNTCLIDPDGRCACRSCRFTKCIEAGMKIGAVQPRRDPTGSQKERRKRAGGVGEMMSMNNSPLERNGNSFSSDGPTSNSFIVDAIRTDYGFATPRRISTDYSNSPDRYRKYVKIELDDEPIPSTSSAPEKQSCQSSPNDDEQQEFNHLVYAFGEHQRMMQLSFSTFEQFLDEHSNGPKLRRMDPLDVSKLSAVELTGLLYWIEKQQPYGELPVEDRSSLLKRYSVRKLSLDHFYSASKHPEYCARGEFVMNNFTFVPADRTGFELPDDDPHQIQAKREHCRTFAPTFNRFWKNVIRPFVLMKVNDAEVVFLHIMLLWSVTNNEHVTEDTRKVMKQRRDWAMNRLFDWYNEHGTSDPPLRFGQMILLLGEIELICDMHCQDFQVAKLFEFCDMSKFWYETLCYAPCNTNVLKFDPNLLENLKRFTAISVMENNGGLRPFVKTEIKQDPVLYSSPEVIAPESCYNDYQTVDIPVDCNPHTEPVSMDPNLANIDPAVLVFNAHMLPSVMAPLPDDADYHRPQLYHTQSEEVMT; via the exons ATGAAGGATGAATATAACTCGCag GAGTGCATGGTATGCTCAGCTCCGGCCGATGGACTTCATTATGGTGCAATCAGCTGCCGTTCCTGCAACGCATTTTTCAGACGAACTGTTGTGGAGAAGGCG GAGTACCGCTGCAAGCACACTAACACTTGCCTGATTGACCCGGATGGACGATGTGCCTGCAGATCTTGCCGGTTCACCAAATGCATCGAAGCGGGAATGAAAATTGGCG CTGTCCAGCCACGTCGTGACCCAACTGGCTCGCAGAAAGAGCGACGAAAACGTGCCGGAGGCGTTGGTGAGATGATGTCCATGAACAATAGCCCGTTGGAGCGAAACGGCAATAGCTTCTCGTCGGATGGTCCGACATCAAACTCATTCATTGTTGATGCTATCAGGACAGATTATGGGTTTGCAACACCACGCCGAATCTCCACAGACTACTCGAACTCGCCAGACAGATATAGAAAATAtgtcaaaattgaattggATGATGAGCCAATTCCAAGCACGAGTTCTGCTCCAGAAAAG cagTCCTGCCAAAGCAGTCCTAATGACGACGAGCAGCAGGAGTTCAACCACCTGGTGTACGCGTTTGGTGAACATCAACGCATGATGCAACTCTCCTTCTCCACGTTTGAACAATTTCTGGATGAGCACAGTAATGGGCCAAAACTTCGGCGAATGGACCCACTCGATGTGAGCAAGTTATCAGCTGTGGAGTTGACTGGCCTGTTGTACTGGATTGAGAAACAACAACCGTACGGAGAACTGCCGGTGGAAGATAGATCATCGCTGCTCAAACGGTATTCTGTACGGAAGCTCAGTTTGGACCATTTTTACAGTGCTTCCAAGCATCCTGAATAT tgtGCTCGTGGAGAGTTTGTCATGAACAACTTTACATTTGTGCCTGCGGATCGGACCGGATTCGAGCTCCCCGACGATGATCCACATCAGATTCAAGCAAAGAGGGA ACATTGCAGAACCTTCGCGCCGACGTTCAACCGATTCTGGAAGAACGTCATCCGTCCATTTGTGCTGATGAAGGTGAACGACGCAGAAGTTGTGTTTCTGCACATTATGCTTCTGTGGAGTGTGACGA ATAATGAGCATGTGACGGAGGACACGAGAAAAGTGATGAAGCAGAGACGTGATTGGGCAATGAATCGACTTTTCGACTGGTACAATGAGCATGGAACATCGGATCCTCCCCTACGATTTGGACAAATGATTTTATTATTAGGAGAAATTGAG CTCATCTGTGACATGCATTGCCAAGACTTCCAAGTGGCGAAGCTCTTCGAGTTTTGTGACATGAGCAAGTTCTGGTACGAAACACTGTGCTACGCGCCGTGCAACACAAACGTCCTGAAATTCGATCCGAACCTGCTTGAGAATTTGAAGAGATTCACCGCAATTA GTGTCATGGAAAACAACGGCGGTCTTCGTCCATTTGTGAAAACAGAAATCAAACAAGATCCGGTACTATACAGCTCGCCAGAAGTCATCGCTCCGGAAAGCTGCTACAACGACTATCAAACGGTGGATATACCGGTGGACTGTAATCCGCACACAGAGCCCGTATCCATGGATCCCAACCTTGCAAACATTGATCCTGCCGTGCTCGTCTTCAATGCTCATATGCTGCCAAGTGTGATGGCGCCATTGCCCGATGATGCGGATTATCATCGACCGCAGCTTTATCACACGCAAAGTGAGGAAGTGATGACTTGA
- the aakb-1 gene encoding 5'-AMP-activated protein kinase subunit beta-1 (Confirmed by transcript evidence), whose amino-acid sequence MGNNQPGGMYKRDRPYDSEKSGSHSRSRGGIPSSSPSNEDECPVQMKIAKGDDKSKFPVVFKWNINNATPRQVYICGSWDGWNTKIPLVKSTSDFSTIVDLEPGKHEYKFMVDSKWVVDDNQQKTGNNLGGENNVVMIDEADFEVFDALDKDLASSNAGEALRNSHPTKESHDTPNDRELEKLHQFGQETPTRVDFNKAAAPPVLPPHLLQVILNKDTPVQCDPNVLPEPDHVMLNHLYALSIKDGVMVLSATHRYRKKFVTTLLYKPI is encoded by the exons atgggaaacaATCAGCCTGGTGGTATGTACAAACGGGATCGACCGTACGATTCCGAAAAGAGTGGCAGTCATTCACGAAGCCGCGGTGGAATTCCAAGCTCGTCGCCTTCAAATGAAGATGAGTGCCCGGTTCAG atgaaaattgcaaaaggcGATGATAAATCAAAATTCCCGGTAGTATTCAAGTGGAATATTAATAATGC aacccCTCGACAAGTATACATTTGCGGATCTTGGGACGGATGGAACACCAAAATTCCACTCGTTAAATCAACTTCGGACTTTTCAACAATTGTCGACTTAGAACCCGGAAAGCATGAGTACAAGTTTATGGTCGACTCGAAATGGGTAGTCGATGATAATCAGCAAAAGACGGGCAACAATTTGGGTGGCGAAAACAATGTCGTCATGATTGACGAAGCTGATTTTgag gtattcGACGCCCTCGACAAGGATTTAGCCTCTTCAAATGCCGGTGAGGCTCTCCGCAACAGTCACCCAACTAAAGAGTCCCATGACACACCGAACGATCGTGAACTCGAAAAACTTCACCAATTCGGACAAGAGACCCCAACACGTGTAGATTTCAACAAAGCCGCCGCACCGCCAGTACTCCCACCACACCTGCTTCAAGTTATTCTCAATAAAGATACACCTGTACAGTGTGATCCGAATGTGCTCCCGGAGCCTGATCATGTAATGCTCAATCATTTATACGCATTATCCATCAAAGACGGAGTAATGGTATTGTCAGCAACACACCGCTATCGGAAGAAGTTTGTGACAACCCTACTCTACAAGCCTATCTAA
- the cest-13 gene encoding Carboxylic ester hydrolase (Confirmed by transcript evidence) yields the protein MKLLSVSCLLLLHFASVLADPTYDVTVQTPNGSATIRGIQHTYGTSFRGIRYAQPPVGLFRFGAARRLDPVGLVEAQAYGNICVQGDGRTSHEDCLFINVYTPNNVTQASKLPVYVYIHGGGFVEGGGNMGAGIYPNLVNKGPIVMVSINYRLGPFGFFSTRQMTAPGNWAISDWIEALNWVQRYISFFGGDPNRVTIGGQSSGAEAVSTLTLTPLAKNLFKQSIHESGSAFGAAVMSYSEKTRSTSKQLSIKLGCATSDQWDNGQSFGTILTCLRNVTYDKIVAADNSLPGHRMKWSIVQDNKYLTQRLEYLALQRDPKKNVLIGDVHDEWLGSEMNNVLHNINSSHNTAHQMRDDLSGSYEMTYWDNKQSVLVAADNKYINNQGWTDDNHREWEARRIQLWSEMVFIGPTLRDAAYFQYMKNNVYLYSLDWLSPPALPLVTDPLFRGCEHTWELQYIFSTSCNGFTCTAQDEILRNYFTTTWLNFIIGGNPTPAGSPLPFKWLAMDSTNRFLSFSPNPKMQPHYHPDSMFWVCTAPTIDGYKGPFC from the exons ATGAAGCTTCTGTCGGTGTCTTGTCTGcttttgttgcattttgcaAGTGTATTGGCTGATCCAACATATGATGTGACAGTGCAAACACCAAATGGATCTGCAACGATACGAG GAATCCAACACACTTATGGAACGTCATTTCGTGGAATTCGGTATGCTCAGCCACCAGTAGGCTTGTTTAGATTTGGGGCCGCAAGGCGACTCGACCCGGTTGGACTTGTTGAGGCACAGGCATACGGTAACATATGCGTCCAAGGGGACGGAAGAACGTCGCACGAAGATTGCCTTTTCATAAACGTGTATACACCAAAT AACGTCACTCAAGCATCCAAACTTCCCGTTTATGTCTACATTCATGGTGGTGGTTTTGTGGAAGGAGGTGGCAACATGGGTGCTGGAATTTACCCCAATTTGGTTAACAAAGGCCCGATTGTTATGGTTTCCATCAACTACCGCTTAGGTCCATTTGGATTCTTCTCCACTCGTCAAATGACTGCACCTGGAAACTGGGCTATTTCTGATTGGATTGAAGCCTTGAACTGGGTTCAACGGTACATCAGCTTTTTTGGAGGAGACCCAAATAGAGTAACTATTGGAGGACAAAGTTCAGGAGCGGAAGCTGTTTCTACGCTAACCCTCACACCATTAGCTAAAA ACCTTTTCAAACAGTCAATTCACGAGTCTGGAAGTGCATTTGGAGCAGCTGTCATGTCATATTCCGAGAAAACAAGATCAACCAGTAAGCAACTATCCATTAAATTAGGATGTGCAACTTCTGATCAGTGGGACAATGGACAGTCATTCGGG ACAATTCTCACTTGCCTTCGTAATGTCACTTATGATAAAATTGTTGCTGCTGACAACTCTCTCCCAGGTCACCGTATGAAATGGTCTATTGTTCAAGACAACAAATATCTAACACAAAGACTGGAGTACCTTGCTCTCCAGCGTGATCCAAAAAAGAATGTTCTCATTGGCGACGTCCACGACGAGTGGCTCGG ttcaGAAATGAACAATGTTCTGCACAACATTAATAGCTCGCACAACACTGCTCATCAAATGCGTGATGATTTGTCAGGAAGCTATGAGATGACCTATTGGGATAACAAACAGTCTGTGCTCGTTGCCGCCGACAACAAGTACATTAACAATCAAGGATGGACAGACGATAATCATAGAGAGTGGGAGGCAAGGAGAATTCAG TTATGGAGTGAAATGGTGTTCATTGGGCCAACTTTGAGGGATGCCGCATACTTCCAATATATGAAGAATAATGTATATCTGTACTCTCTCGATTGGTTGAGTCCACCAG CTCTTCCACTGGTCACCGATCCACTTTTCCGTGGCTGCGAGCACACATGGGAGCTCCAATACATATTCTCAACCTCCTGTAATGGATTCACGTGTACTGCACAAGATGAGATTTTGCGTAACTACTTTACCACTACTTGGCTCAATTTCATTATTGGAGG aaatcctaCTCCTGCCGGAAGCCCCTTGCCGTTCAAATGGCTTGCCATGGACAGTACCAACAGATTCTTGTCTTTCTCGCCAAATCCAAAAATGCAGCCACACTATCATCCAGATTCTATGTTCTGGGTGTGCACTGCACCAACTATAGACGGATACAAAGGTCCATTTTGCTAA
- the cest-13 gene encoding Carboxylic ester hydrolase (Confirmed by transcript evidence) gives MKLLSVSCLLLLHFASVLADPTYDVTVQTPNGSATIRGIQHTYGTSFRGIRYAQPPVGLFRFGAARRLDPVGLVEAQAYGNICVQGDGRTSHEDCLFINVYTPNNVTQASKLPVYVYIHGGGFVEGGGNMGAGIYPNLVNKGPIVMVSINYRLGPFGFFSTRQMTAPGNWAISDWIEALNWVQRYISFFGGDPNRVTIGGQSSGAEAVSTLTLTPLAKNLFKQSIHESGSAFGAAVMSYSEKTRSTSKQLSIKLGCATSDQWDNGQSFGTILTCLRNVTYDKIVAADNSLPGHRMKWSIVQDNKYLTQRLEYLALQRDPKKNVLIGDVHDEWLGWEMNNVLHNINSSHNTAHQMRDDLSGSYEMTYWDNKQSVLVAADNKYINNQGWTDDNHREWEARRIQLWSEMVFIGPTLRDAAYFQYMKNNVYLYSLDWLSPPALPLVTDPLFRGCEHTWELQYIFSTSCNGFTCTAQDEILRNYFTTTWLNFIIGGNPTPAGSPLPFKWLAMDSTNRFLSFSPNPKMQPHYHPDSMFWVCTAPTIDGYKGPFC, from the exons ATGAAGCTTCTGTCGGTGTCTTGTCTGcttttgttgcattttgcaAGTGTATTGGCTGATCCAACATATGATGTGACAGTGCAAACACCAAATGGATCTGCAACGATACGAG GAATCCAACACACTTATGGAACGTCATTTCGTGGAATTCGGTATGCTCAGCCACCAGTAGGCTTGTTTAGATTTGGGGCCGCAAGGCGACTCGACCCGGTTGGACTTGTTGAGGCACAGGCATACGGTAACATATGCGTCCAAGGGGACGGAAGAACGTCGCACGAAGATTGCCTTTTCATAAACGTGTATACACCAAAT AACGTCACTCAAGCATCCAAACTTCCCGTTTATGTCTACATTCATGGTGGTGGTTTTGTGGAAGGAGGTGGCAACATGGGTGCTGGAATTTACCCCAATTTGGTTAACAAAGGCCCGATTGTTATGGTTTCCATCAACTACCGCTTAGGTCCATTTGGATTCTTCTCCACTCGTCAAATGACTGCACCTGGAAACTGGGCTATTTCTGATTGGATTGAAGCCTTGAACTGGGTTCAACGGTACATCAGCTTTTTTGGAGGAGACCCAAATAGAGTAACTATTGGAGGACAAAGTTCAGGAGCGGAAGCTGTTTCTACGCTAACCCTCACACCATTAGCTAAAA ACCTTTTCAAACAGTCAATTCACGAGTCTGGAAGTGCATTTGGAGCAGCTGTCATGTCATATTCCGAGAAAACAAGATCAACCAGTAAGCAACTATCCATTAAATTAGGATGTGCAACTTCTGATCAGTGGGACAATGGACAGTCATTCGGG ACAATTCTCACTTGCCTTCGTAATGTCACTTATGATAAAATTGTTGCTGCTGACAACTCTCTCCCAGGTCACCGTATGAAATGGTCTATTGTTCAAGACAACAAATATCTAACACAAAGACTGGAGTACCTTGCTCTCCAGCGTGATCCAAAAAAGAATGTTCTCATTGGCGACGTCCACGACGAGTGGCTCGGGTGGG AAATGAACAATGTTCTGCACAACATTAATAGCTCGCACAACACTGCTCATCAAATGCGTGATGATTTGTCAGGAAGCTATGAGATGACCTATTGGGATAACAAACAGTCTGTGCTCGTTGCCGCCGACAACAAGTACATTAACAATCAAGGATGGACAGACGATAATCATAGAGAGTGGGAGGCAAGGAGAATTCAG TTATGGAGTGAAATGGTGTTCATTGGGCCAACTTTGAGGGATGCCGCATACTTCCAATATATGAAGAATAATGTATATCTGTACTCTCTCGATTGGTTGAGTCCACCAG CTCTTCCACTGGTCACCGATCCACTTTTCCGTGGCTGCGAGCACACATGGGAGCTCCAATACATATTCTCAACCTCCTGTAATGGATTCACGTGTACTGCACAAGATGAGATTTTGCGTAACTACTTTACCACTACTTGGCTCAATTTCATTATTGGAGG aaatcctaCTCCTGCCGGAAGCCCCTTGCCGTTCAAATGGCTTGCCATGGACAGTACCAACAGATTCTTGTCTTTCTCGCCAAATCCAAAAATGCAGCCACACTATCATCCAGATTCTATGTTCTGGGTGTGCACTGCACCAACTATAGACGGATACAAAGGTCCATTTTGCTAA